In Cucurbita pepo subsp. pepo cultivar mu-cu-16 chromosome LG04, ASM280686v2, whole genome shotgun sequence, the following are encoded in one genomic region:
- the LOC111792355 gene encoding probable acyl-[acyl-carrier-protein]--UDP-N-acetylglucosamine O-acyltransferase, mitochondrial isoform X1 codes for MQSLLKARRSFCSLNHLRRSSTFILEDAKPETAIERSSTFIHPTAVVHPNAVIGEDGYIGPFCTVGAFAKLGNGCQLHPGSHIFGCTELGDRCVLMTGAIVGEDLPGRTVIGCNNKIGHHAVVGIRCQDMKYKPGDECFLDIGDNNDIREHSSIHRSSKSSDVTAIGDNNLIMGSCHIAHDCKIGNNNIFANNTLLAGHVVVEDYVHTAGATAVHQFCHVGSFSFVAAGSMVSQDVPKYMMVAGERPELRGLNLEGLRRNGFTVEEINGLRSAYRKVFMPTDTKFKGLEERLEEVEQNEKLAHIPSVHSMIRSIRASFQQNRRGICKFRLWNGI; via the exons ATGCAGTCACTTCTCAAAGCTCGCCGCTCATTTTGCTCACTGAATCATCTTCGTCGCTCATCAACTT TCATTTTGGAAGACGCAAAACCGGAAACTGCCATTGAAAGAAGCTCTACGTTCATCCATCCAACCGCTGTCGTACATCCGAATGCTGTAATTGGCGAG GATGGGTATATTGGTCCATTCTGTACTGTGGGAGCCTTTGCAAAGCTTGGAAATGGTTGTCAATTACATCCTGGAAGCCACATTTTTGGCTGTACAGAACTAGGGGATCGATGTGTCTTGATGAC TGGCGCAATAGTTGGTGAGGACCTTCCTGGTCGTACGGTCATTGGGTGTAATAACAAAATAGGTCACCATGCAGTGGTTGGCATTAGATGCCAAGACATGAAATACAAG CCAGGGGATGAATGCTTCCTTGATATTGGAGATAACAATGACATAAGAGAACATTCATCAATCCACCGATCTTCGAAGTCGAGTGATGTGACG GCTATTGGTGACAACAATCTCATAATGGGATCCTGTCATATTGCTCATGATTGCAAGATCGGGAACAACAATATTTTTGCAAATAATACTCTTCTAGCCGGCCATGTTGTGGTGGAG GACTACGTTCACACAGCAGGCGCCACTGCAGTTCATCAATTCTGCCATGTTGGTTCTTTCTCATTTGTTGCTGCGGGTTCGATG GTTTCCCAAGATGTACCTAAATATATGATGGTGGCGGGAGAAAGACCAGAACTTCGTGGTTTGAATCTAGAGGGACTTCGGCGCAATGGATTCACGGTGGAAGAG ATCAATGGCTTGAGATCTGCTTACAGGAAGGTATTCATGCCTACTGATACAAAGTTTAAAGGGTTGGAAGAACGTCTCGAAGAAGTG GAACAGAATGAAAAATTGGCTCACATACCTTCAGTGCATTCCATGATTCGGTCTATTCGTGCCTCGTTTCAACAAAATCGTAGGGGCATATGCAAATTCAGACTATGGAATGGCATTTAA
- the LOC111792355 gene encoding probable acyl-[acyl-carrier-protein]--UDP-N-acetylglucosamine O-acyltransferase, mitochondrial isoform X2, giving the protein MQSLLKARRSFCSLNHLRRSSTFILEDAKPETAIERSSTFIHPTAVVHPNAVIGEDGYIGPFCTVGAFAKLGNGCQLHPGSHIFGCTELGDRCVLMTGAIVGEDLPGRTVIGCNNKIGHHAVVGIRCQDMKYKPGDECFLDIGDNNDIREHSSIHRSSKSSDVTAIGDNNLIMGSCHIAHDCKIGNNNIFANNTLLAGHVVVEDYVHTAGATAVHQFCHVGSFSFVAAGSMVSQDVPKYMMVAGERPELRGLNLEGLRRNGFTVEEINGLRSAYRKVFMPTDTKFKGLEERLEEVNEKLAHIPSVHSMIRSIRASFQQNRRGICKFRLWNGI; this is encoded by the exons ATGCAGTCACTTCTCAAAGCTCGCCGCTCATTTTGCTCACTGAATCATCTTCGTCGCTCATCAACTT TCATTTTGGAAGACGCAAAACCGGAAACTGCCATTGAAAGAAGCTCTACGTTCATCCATCCAACCGCTGTCGTACATCCGAATGCTGTAATTGGCGAG GATGGGTATATTGGTCCATTCTGTACTGTGGGAGCCTTTGCAAAGCTTGGAAATGGTTGTCAATTACATCCTGGAAGCCACATTTTTGGCTGTACAGAACTAGGGGATCGATGTGTCTTGATGAC TGGCGCAATAGTTGGTGAGGACCTTCCTGGTCGTACGGTCATTGGGTGTAATAACAAAATAGGTCACCATGCAGTGGTTGGCATTAGATGCCAAGACATGAAATACAAG CCAGGGGATGAATGCTTCCTTGATATTGGAGATAACAATGACATAAGAGAACATTCATCAATCCACCGATCTTCGAAGTCGAGTGATGTGACG GCTATTGGTGACAACAATCTCATAATGGGATCCTGTCATATTGCTCATGATTGCAAGATCGGGAACAACAATATTTTTGCAAATAATACTCTTCTAGCCGGCCATGTTGTGGTGGAG GACTACGTTCACACAGCAGGCGCCACTGCAGTTCATCAATTCTGCCATGTTGGTTCTTTCTCATTTGTTGCTGCGGGTTCGATG GTTTCCCAAGATGTACCTAAATATATGATGGTGGCGGGAGAAAGACCAGAACTTCGTGGTTTGAATCTAGAGGGACTTCGGCGCAATGGATTCACGGTGGAAGAG ATCAATGGCTTGAGATCTGCTTACAGGAAGGTATTCATGCCTACTGATACAAAGTTTAAAGGGTTGGAAGAACGTCTCGAAGAAGTG AATGAAAAATTGGCTCACATACCTTCAGTGCATTCCATGATTCGGTCTATTCGTGCCTCGTTTCAACAAAATCGTAGGGGCATATGCAAATTCAGACTATGGAATGGCATTTAA